One window of Microcoleus sp. FACHB-831 genomic DNA carries:
- a CDS encoding alpha/beta hydrolase, which translates to MSHLLRMILPLLVLLLSVTGLFLSSWIVIPAPNMTLIVLGVGAPEVSNWLMVLNAVAILLAIVVMRGSKLKGAKRYSRIAVAASLLALFLSSLPALQLSSTEQRLNRAMSNALGSDYSVNLPNNGLLPMRDRPFVLADAFRGINPGESRYTSGIRFAQPDGVPLSMDIYRPPQVGKYPALVVIYGGSWRSGTPTQNSDFSRYMAARGYTVFAIDYRHAPLHRFPAHLDDVRTALAFIRQHATEYEADIERMALLGRSAGGHLAMLAAYQPDAMPVRAVVSYYGPVDLAGGYASPPRPDPIDTRAVLRAFLGGTPDQLPQQYSLASPINYVKPQLPPTLLIHGSRDNLVQFKFIQQMHERLRAVGNTAVLLEIPWAEHAFDAVFQGFSNQLALYYTERFLAWALR; encoded by the coding sequence ATGTCCCATTTGCTGCGGATGATTCTACCGTTGCTAGTATTGCTCCTGAGTGTCACTGGTCTTTTTCTTAGTTCCTGGATTGTTATCCCCGCTCCAAATATGACGTTAATCGTATTAGGGGTAGGTGCGCCTGAAGTAAGCAACTGGCTGATGGTGCTAAACGCAGTAGCTATTCTGTTAGCAATAGTAGTAATGCGTGGCAGTAAACTTAAGGGCGCGAAGCGTTACTCTCGCATAGCTGTGGCTGCTAGTTTGCTAGCACTGTTTCTGAGTTCCTTGCCAGCTTTGCAACTGAGTTCGACAGAACAGCGTCTAAACCGTGCAATGAGCAACGCGCTTGGCTCCGACTATAGCGTAAATCTGCCAAATAATGGGCTTTTACCCATGCGCGATCGCCCCTTCGTTCTGGCTGATGCATTTAGAGGCATCAATCCCGGTGAAAGTCGCTATACATCTGGCATTCGCTTTGCTCAACCAGATGGCGTACCCCTGAGCATGGATATCTACCGTCCGCCTCAAGTGGGAAAATATCCCGCCCTTGTTGTAATCTACGGTGGCTCGTGGCGCAGCGGAACCCCAACACAAAACTCTGATTTTAGCCGCTATATGGCAGCGCGTGGCTATACTGTCTTTGCAATTGATTATCGTCATGCACCCTTGCATCGTTTCCCCGCCCACCTGGATGACGTGCGTACCGCCCTAGCCTTCATCCGCCAGCACGCAACCGAGTATGAGGCTGATATAGAACGCATGGCTTTGCTTGGGCGTTCGGCAGGCGGACATTTGGCGATGCTAGCAGCTTATCAGCCTGATGCTATGCCTGTTCGGGCTGTTGTCAGTTACTATGGCCCTGTTGACCTTGCGGGAGGCTATGCCAGTCCGCCACGCCCCGATCCTATCGATACGCGAGCTGTTTTAAGGGCATTTCTGGGTGGAACGCCCGATCAACTGCCCCAGCAGTATAGTCTTGCCTCTCCTATTAACTATGTGAAGCCTCAATTACCGCCAACTTTATTAATACATGGAAGTCGCGATAATTTAGTGCAATTTAAGTTTATACAGCAGATGCACGAACGTTTGCGTGCAGTTGGAAACACTGCTGTTTTGCTGGAAATTCCTTGGGCTGAACACGCTTTCGATGCTGTTTTTCAGGGGTTTAGCAACCAGTTGGCGCTTTACTATACTGAGCGATTTCTCGCTTGGGCGCTGCGCTAA